Within Schumannella luteola, the genomic segment ACGACTGGATCGTGTGGAACACCGTCGGCACCACCGCGAGCAGCACGGCCGCGAGCAGGATGACGTCGATGTAGCTCGTGACGAAGTCGGCCAGCGGCTTGAAGTAGCCGAGCACGAAGCCGCCGAACGTCAGCCCGGCGCCCCAGATCAGGGCGCCGATGGCGTTGAACAGCGAGTAGCGCTTGTAGTTCATGTGCGCGACGCCGGCGGCGATCGGCGCGAAGGTGCGCACGACCGGCACGAAACGGGCGGCGATGACCGCGAAGGGCCCGAAGCGCTCGAAGAACTTGTTGGTGCGCTCGACGTTCTCGCGGCTGAAGAGGCCGCTCTCCTTGCGCTCGAAGATACGCGGGCCCGCCTTGTGGCCGATGAAGTACCCGACTTCGCCCCCGATGAACGCGGCGGCGGCGATCGCGAGGCAGACCAGGTAGATCGGGATCTGGATGCCGGTTCCCGACGCGGTCATGGTGCCGGTGAAGGTCAGCAGGCCGGTGATGACGAGCAGCGTGTCGCCCGGCAGCACGAAGCCGACGAGCAGCGCCGTCTCGGCGAAGACGATCAGGCAGACGACCAGCAGCGCCCATGGCCCGGCGGCGACGATGATGCGCTCCGGGTCGAGGAACGGGATCAGACCGGTGTGGATGGGAGGAATCACGAGAGCTCCGAAGGCGTCGGTCGCCGGGGCGATCGGCGGATAGTGAGGTCAGGCTACTCGCCGCAGCCTCGGAGAGAGCCCAGGGGAGCTGCAGAGTCGGGCAAAGTCATCCGCCAGACGTACGCGGGCGGCGCCGTGGTCTCGGTGCTCGGCTGCGCGAGCTGCCATCTCGCGCCCGAACGGGCCCCTCGTCTCATCGAGGTCCGCCCCCGCCGCCGGGCGCCGCGCCGGCGCTCGGCGTGGTCGTGGTGTCGACCCGCACGGTGAGTGACGCGGCGTAGCCGGCATCCGCATTCCCCGTGATCGTGGCCATCTGCAGCGCGGCGCCGTCGTCGCCGAAGACGTTGTCGCTCGCGAGGCTGATCTGCGACAGGTTGCGGGTCGACCCGTCGTAGGCGGAGCGCTGGTACACGGTCGTGAGCATGCTCTCGGGGAACGCCATCTGCGAGGTCGCGATCGCGTTGCCCGCGTCGGTGATGTCGGCGACGGTCGGATAGACCTCGAAGTGGATGTGCGTCCAGCGCCCGGTGTAGCAGCCCGGCACGATCGAGGTGAAGGTGACCTGCCCGTCGGCATCGGCGACCTGCACCCCGCGCAGCCAGTTCTCGTCGGTCACGCCGTCGGAGTAGAGCGAGTAGCGGCCCTGCGCGTCGCAGTGCCAGGCGTAGACGGCGACGCCCGCGAAGGGGGTGTCGCCGTTCGCCTGATCGGTCACGCGGAAGGTGAAGGTCAGCGGCACGCCCTCGACGGCGGCGCTCGAGCCGATGCTCGTGCGCAGGTCGGAGCGCACGATGCCCGACTGCTCGAGCACATCCGGGCCGTTGGAGCCGTCACCGGGGTACGGGCCGGCCGTCTCGTCGGGGATCTCGGCGGCCGGGAGCGCGCTGCTCGCAGTGGCGGACGTGCCCGCCGAGGGGGAGGCGCTCGCGGTGGCGGTGCTCGTGCCTCCGCCGGTCGAAGCGGTGCTCGTGCACGCAGCCAGCACGGTCGCGCCCAGACCGAGCCCGGCGACGCTGAAGATCGCGCGGCGGCTCATCAGGGTGCGCAGGTCGAATCCGGGCCCCTGGTCGACGACCTCCTCGTCGGGTCGGGCCAGCAGGCGCCCCTCGTAGGCGGGACCGTCGGGGTCTGCTCGGGGTCGGGGATGCGGTGCGCCATGACGGTCTCCTCGGCTCGGCCGCCGTGCGGGGCGGCGGGTTCGTGCGACGAGGATGACGGGTGCGGCTCTGCCGCGGCCCTGCGTCGGCTATGGCCTCGCTATGAGGTGCGGGGAGGTCGGTGGATCCGAGTGCGGAAGGTGGGACTCGAACCCACACGCCTCTCGGCACAGGAACCTAAAT encodes:
- a CDS encoding DedA family protein → MHTGLIPFLDPERIIVAAGPWALLVVCLIVFAETALLVGFVLPGDTLLVITGLLTFTGTMTASGTGIQIPIYLVCLAIAAAAFIGGEVGYFIGHKAGPRIFERKESGLFSRENVERTNKFFERFGPFAVIAARFVPVVRTFAPIAAGVAHMNYKRYSLFNAIGALIWGAGLTFGGFVLGYFKPLADFVTSYIDVILLAAVLLAVVPTVFHTIQSFRKAKKARLAGQDAAASGESLSLKLDDDGAPQA
- a CDS encoding intradiol ring-cleavage dioxygenase: MSRRAIFSVAGLGLGATVLAACTSTASTGGGTSTATASASPSAGTSATASSALPAAEIPDETAGPYPGDGSNGPDVLEQSGIVRSDLRTSIGSSAAVEGVPLTFTFRVTDQANGDTPFAGVAVYAWHCDAQGRYSLYSDGVTDENWLRGVQVADADGQVTFTSIVPGCYTGRWTHIHFEVYPTVADITDAGNAIATSQMAFPESMLTTVYQRSAYDGSTRNLSQISLASDNVFGDDGAALQMATITGNADAGYAASLTVRVDTTTTPSAGAAPGGGGGPR